The following coding sequences lie in one Trichoderma breve strain T069 chromosome 1, whole genome shotgun sequence genomic window:
- a CDS encoding major facilitator superfamily domain-containing protein produces the protein MAPEGASQQGRWRLGRLFGGNADAQGEGDGEGQKPGPERWSMGILNDPETVEVPGSVLLLASHRNEPLGLRNVHARTSHSSIPAGFPVETPMTPGGTHPLPWSPSSPSSAPEKPAEEAQGKKKTGDGKIILDPQPEDSTNDPLNWPTWRRDCALLSLGFYCMIGGGITPIIAAGFTNVAHDLNVSVERVPLTTGLYMMGLGMGSVIASPTAILFGKRPVYLAGAILLIGTSIWCGYSPSFPSLIAARVFQGVAVSPVECLPSATIAEIFFLHERAYRIGIYTLLLLGGKNLVPLVSAAIIGRFGWRWVFFIVSMIVGLGFVLLFLFVPETFWDRTPTRRVSKRPSFLRRLSSRHANPAHASAGPASAGPLSPRGKSPARSPSPGRIERRRDIHVEFTPDQKVEGFSNDAHKAIERNSAAPSGSHHVGFALESDKAEEHGQEDAPRRDTSRGPSIHSARASIASPRASIAPDRGRSVPQASPPAQSAAESMMVTDYYSTAPNLDNEKFPSWKLRAPPKIKAYTHNLRNQPTQTFIQQLRPYHGRLNNDNWFKVMIRPFILFAYPAVLWSAAIYACSIGWLIVISENLAVIYRNPEGYNFTALQAGLVYVSPFVGGILGTGVAGKISDIIVRAMARRNGGMYEPEFRLVMAIPILLATCVGLMGFGWSAEEKDNWIVPTIFFGITSFGCSLGSTTSITFCVDSYRQYAGEALVTLNFSKNVLHGLVFSLFISQWLAADGSKNVYIYLGVIQLIFCLCSIPMYIFGKRARMWTARMNLMEKF, from the exons ATGGCGCCTGAAGGGGCCTCCCAGCAAGGCCGCTGGCGCCTCGGCCGTCTCTTTGGTGGCAACGCCGATGCCCAAGGCGAAGGCGACGGTGAAGGCCAAAAGCCTGGGCCTGAGAGATGGAGTATGGGAATATTAAACGATCCGGAAACCGTCGAGGTGCCAG GCTCTGTTCTGTTGCTTGCTAGTCATCGCAACGAGCCTCTCGGCCTCCGCAATGTTCATGCTCGCACTTCCCATTCCTCCATTCCAGCCGGCTTCCCCGTCGAGACTCCCATGACACCCGGCGGCACTCATCCACTACCCTggtcgccatcgtcgccatcttctgcccCCGAGAAGCCGGCCGAGGAAGCTcaaggcaagaagaagacgggagATGGTAAGATCATCTTGGACCCGCAGCCAGAAGATTCCACCAACGATCCTCTCAACTGGCCCACCTGGCGCCGCGATTGCGCTCTCCTATCCCTGGGCTTCTACTGCATGATTGGAGGCGGTATTACGCCCATCATTGCAGCAGGATTCACAAACGTTGCCCACGACTTAAATGTTTCCGTCGAGCGTGTGCCGCTGACTACAGGTCTTTATATGATGGGCTTGGGCATGGGCTCTGTCATTGCCTCTCCCACAGCCATCCTGTTCGGTAAACGGCCGGTATACCTTGCCGGTGCCATTCTTCTCATCGGTACCAGCATCTGGTGTGGATATTCACCTAGCTTCCCTTCTCTCATTGCCGCCAGAGTCTTCCAAGGCGTTGCTGTTTCTCCGGTAGAGTGCCTGCCGTCCGCTACCATTGCCGAAATTTTTTTCCTTCACGAGCGCGCATACCGCATTGGAATCTATACCCTCTTGCTCCTGGGAGGCAAGAATCTCGTTCCTCTCGTCAGCGCTGCCATCATTGGCCGCTTCGGATGGCGATGGGTTTTCTT CATTGTTTCCATGATCGTGGGACTTGGATTTGTACTCCTGTTTCTCTTCGTCCCGGAGACGTTCTGGGACAGAACGCCAACACGAAGAGTTTCGAAACGACCTAGCTTCCTTCGCCGACTCTCATCACGCCATGCTAATCCGGCCCACGCCTCTGCAGGACCAGCATCTGCAggccctctctctcctcgagGCAAATCACCGGCTCGCTCACCCTCTCCTGGCAGGATTGAGCGACGCAGAGACATACATGTCGAGTTCACGCCAGACCAAAAGGTGGAAGGTTTCTCAAATGATGCCCATAAAGCCATTGAAAGGAACTCAGCAGCGCCGTCTGGAAGTCATCATGTGGGATTCGCTTTAGAAAGCGACAAAGCGGAGGAACACGGCCAGGAAGATGCACCTCGCCGCGACACTTCGCGTGGGCCATCAATCCATAGTGCTCGAGCCTCCATTGCGTCTCCACGGGCCAGTATCGCTCCCGACCGCGGCCGATCGGTCCCTCAGGCCTCTCCTCCTGCTCAGAGCGCTGCCGAGAGTATGATGGTTACCGATTATTACTCGACCGCGCCTAATCTCGACAACGAAAAGTTTCCCTCGTGGAAACTCAGAGCGCCCCCGAAGATTAAGGCTTATACGCATAACCTCCGCAATCAACCTACCCAGACCTTTATTCAGCAACTCAGGCCCTATCATGGACGACTCAATAACGACAACTGGTTCAAGGTCATGATTAGACCATTTATCCTCTTTGCGTATCCCGCCGTCCTTTGGTCTGCCGCCATTTATGCGTGCTCCATTGGATGGTTGATTGTAATCTCCGAAAATCTGGCCGTCATCTACCGCAATCCTGAAGGATACAACTTCACAGCTCTCCAGGCCGGTCTCGTCTACGTCTCGCCCTTTGTAGGCGGCATCCTTGGCACCGGTGTGGCGGGCAAGATTAGCGACATCATTGTCAGGGCCATGGCTCGCCGCAACGGAGGCATGTATGAACCAGAGTTTCGTCTCGTAATGGCCATTCCGATCTTGCTTGCCACATGCGTTGGGCTCATGGGCTTTGGATGGTcggcagaagaaaaggacaacTGGATTGtccccaccatcttctttggcatcacGTCGTTTGGCTGCTCCCTCGGTTCGACCACCTCCATCACCTTTTGCGTCGACAGCTACCGCCAATACGCAGGCGAAGC
- a CDS encoding sel1 repeat domain-containing protein → MATAAAEEEEEEEEEEEDMGQNTETSIKMPAMAKVGPARREAGDLRMMPAEEALMGCDQRGSEGPITLREAAWVLGIGAGRTWLEEVDRRVHLQVQLADQMSQMDLNGQGPRSPPGGRPPPTRNGSQNYGDSRQGQPRQGPGGYGDYGDGGYGGPPQHQYNNGGYGPGPGMNGDDGYGGAYNNNAIDDVYDSYYDEPRGSISSHNSQTQAHAHARQESRSSMPDFDAIPVHTKRDSFEQSMRPAEQPQQGNHQPKLNHARSMSHAYQHGYDQGYDQGYDQGHDQGYNGPGGYSQPPIPRGPSAPPGPAGQHPGFGNGRPPIVRPGTAAPLNPDGLPAHPTPVRPGLMEGSTVNPNAKPPPVRNYGGGPQQYQQQQQQAPMQQPQQEMRYSQQSQQQPQQQQQQPYPQQPPPPVREKEREPPVTPGELEHLRMIIKGNPNDQASALKLAKRLIEASDVLIPNIPDPRGRTKARERYLMDAHKILKKLVAQQNQDAMFVMADGGGRGLFGPDVDPKEAFSLYQSAAKLGHAAAAYRTAVCCEIGHEEGGGTRKDPMKAIQWYKRAATLGDPPAMYKVGMILLKGLLGQPKNPREAVGWLKRAAERADSENPHALHELGLLYESAQGNDVIIRDEQYALTLFQQAAEIGYKFSQFRLGCAYEYGLLGCPIDPRLSIVWYSRAAQQEEHQSELALSGWYLTGSEGVLGQSDTEAYLWARKAAVAGLAKAEYAMGYFTEVGIGVPANLEDAKRWYWRAAAQDFPKARERLEDLKRSGKERARPRERISRSSKQQEGDCVVM, encoded by the exons AtggcaacggcggcggcggaggaggaggaggaggaggaggaggaagaggaggatatGGGCCAGAATACGGAAACCAGCATCAAGATGCCGGCTATGGCCAAGGTCGGCCCGGCCCGGCGAGAGGCGGGCGACCTCCGCATGATGCCGGCCGAGGAGGCCCTCATGGGATGCGACCAGAGGGGCAGCGAGGGGCCAATTACCCTCCGAGAGGCGGCATGGGTCCTGGGAATAGGGGCAGGCCGAACATGGCTCGAGGAGGTGGACCGCCGGGTCCATCTGCAGGTCCAG CTCGCAGATCAGATGTCGCAGATGGACTTGAACGGACAAGGTCCTAGAAGTCCGCCTGGTGGTCGACCACCACCGACTAGAAACGGTTCTCAGAACTACGGAGACTCAAGACAAGGACAGCCCAGACAAGGACCTGGCGGCTACGGTGACTACGGAGACGGCGGATACGGAG GGCCACCGCAACACCAGTATAACAATGGTGGTTATGGCCCTGGCCCCGGTATGAACGGTGACGATGGATATGGGGGTGCGTACAACAATAACGCGATCGACGACGTTTACGACTCTTACTATGACGAGCCGAGAGGAAGCATATCGAGCCACAACTCACAAACACAAgcacacgcacacgcacGCCAGGAAAGCCGTTCAAGCATGCCGGACTTTGACGCCATCCCCGTGCATACCAAACGAGACTCGTTTGAGCAATCGATGCGGCCGGCcgagcagccgcagcaaggAAACCACCAGCCCAAGCTGAATCACGCTCGATCCATG TCGCACGCGTACCAGCATGGGTACGACCAAGGGTACGACCAAGGATATGATCAGGGACACGACCAAGGATACAACGGGCCCGGAGGATACTCGCAGCCGCCGATCCCACGGGGCCCGAGTGCACCTCCGGGACCGGCCGGACAGCATCCCGGGTTCGGGAATGGCCGTCCGCCCATTGTGCGGCCAGGTACCGCCGCGCCCCTGAATCCAGACGGTCTACCTGCGCATCCCACGCCGGTGCGGCCGGGCTTGATGGAGGGCTCAACGGTGAATCCGAATGCTAAGCCGCCTCCGGTTCGAAATTATGGAGGCGGTCCTCAGCagtatcagcagcagcaacagcaggcGCCGATGCAACAACCGCAACAAGAGATGCGATATTCACAGCAatcacagcagcagccacaacagcagcagcagcaaccatACCCCCAGCAACCACCGCCACCCGTgcgagagaaggagagagagcccCCGGTCACCCCCGGCGAGCTGGAGCACCTCAGGATGATTATCAAAGGCAACCCCAATGACCAGGCGTCTGCGCTGAAATTGGCAAAGAGACTCATCGAAGCATCTGACGTGCTGATACCCAACATCCCTGACCCGAGAGGCAGGACCAAGGCTCGCGAGCGGTACCTCATGGATGCCCACAAGATCCTCAAGAAGTTGGTCGCCCAGCAGAACCAGGATGCCATGTTTGTCATGGcggatggcggcggcaggggCCTGTTCGGGCCCGACGTGGATCCCAAAGAGGCGTTTTCGCTGTACCAGTCGGCTGCTAAGCTGGGCCATGCTGCAGCTGCGTATCGCACGGCTGTTTGCTGCGAGATTGGCCACGAGGAGGGCGGCGGCACTCGCAAGGACCCCATGAAAGCGATTCAGTGGTACAAGCGCGCGGCGACTCTGGGCGATCCGCCGGCCATGTACAAGGTCGGCATGATTCTGCTCAAGGGGCTTCTGGGACAGCCCAAGAACCCGAGAGAGGCGGTCGGATGGCTGAAGCGGGCGGCAGAGCGGGCAGATTCCGAAAACCCGCACGCGCTTCACGAGCTTGGGCTCCTGTATGAATCCGCGCAGGGCAACGACGTTATTATCCGCGACGAGCAGTACGCCCTGACGCTGTTCCAGCAGGCGGCCGAGATTGGCTACAAGTTCTCGCAGTTCCGGCTGGGCTGTGCCTACGAGTACGGACTGCTGGGATGTCCGATTGACCCGAGGCTGTCGATTGTGTGGTACTCGAGGGCGGctcagcaggaggagcatcaGTCGGAGCTTGCACTTAGCGGGTGGTATCTGACGGGCAGCGAAGGCGTGCTGGGCCAGAGCGACACAGAGGCGTATCTGTGGGCGAGAAAGGCTGCCGTTGCTGGGCTGGCAAAGGCAGAGTATGCTATGGGATACTTTACCGAGGTGGGCATCGGCGTTCCGGCGAATCTGGAGGATGCCAAGCGGTGGTATTGGCGAGCAGCTG CCCAGGATTTCCCCAAGGCGCGAGAACGGCTCGAAGACCTGAAGCGGTCTGGAAAGGAAAGGGCACGGCCTAGAGAGCGCATCTCGCGCAGCTCGAAGCAGCAAGAAGGAGACTGCGTGGTGATGTAG
- a CDS encoding CBP4 domain-containing protein yields MPPKKSFNWGLWIKVLVGGTVISVGGPALTFWLVPTEEELRSRYNPELLKRSLEGREERQQEFDQFVTQLKEYSKSDKPIWAVIKEDEERKKKASLEAARLQKQEAAAQRDEMRREAGLGK; encoded by the exons ATGCCTCCCAAGAAATCCTTCAACTGGGGGCTGTGGATCAAGGTCCTGGTGGG TGGAACGGTCATCAGCGTTGGTGGACCGGCGCTCACATTCTGGCTGGTACCAACCGAGGAAGAGCTGAGGTCGAGGTATAACCCCGAGCTCTTAAAGAGAAGCTTGGAGGGTAGAGAGGAAAGACAACAAGAGTTCGACCAGTTTGTCACGCAGCTCAAGGAGTATTCCAAATCCGATAAACCAA TTTGGGCCGtcatcaaagaagatgaagagaggaagaagaaagcaagccTGGAAGCCGCAAGGCTACAAAAACAGGAGGCTGCAGCCCAGAGAGACGAAATgcggcgagaagctgggctCGGGAAATAG